From a single Silene latifolia isolate original U9 population chromosome 6, ASM4854445v1, whole genome shotgun sequence genomic region:
- the LOC141586494 gene encoding uncharacterized protein LOC141586494: protein MKTDRKPPLARSPMRLRNRRVLQPSNIITPLRTPSATLTKPQMKESEMRPENQAMSFELMALSKMVQDELGTMNAKNYSSSTGTSNIGPAFERGRFYDEYVARRNERLRRKLIENEVDEPKTAYNLGVKVESSMKKDFKKKTESVRKPVGSAYVDRIQHSRYSLRSTVKKPPPLPVPMDIEEKITTRRTATVSRTRRVY from the exons ATGAAGACTGATCGAAAGCCTCCTCTTGCTCGATCTCCGATGCGCCTTCGCAATCGCCGTGTTCTTCAACCTTCTAACATCATCACCCCTTTGCGTACTCCTTCTG CTACATTGACCAAACCCCAGATGAAAGAATCAGAAATGAGACCCGAAAACCAAGCAATGTCATTCGAATTAATGGCTCTGTCGAAAATGGTACAAGATGAACTTGGTACAATGAATGCTAAGAATTACTCATCATCAACTGGTACATCAAATATAGGGCCGGCTTTTGAGAGAGGTCGATTCTACGATGAATACGTTGCTAGAAGGAACGAGAGGCTAAGGAGGAAGCTAATCGAGAACGAGGTGGATGAGCCTAAAACTGCTTATAATCTTGGAGTTAAGGTTGAATCATCAATGAAGAAAGATTTCAAGAAGAAAACTGAGAGTGTCAGGAAACCTGTGGGTTCTGCTTATGTTGATCGAATCCAACATTCGCGGTATTCACTGAGGAGTACTGTCAAGAAGCCTCCTCCATTGCCTGTGCCTATGGATATCGAGGAGAAGATCACAACAAGGAGGACGGCTACTGTTTCGAGAACAAGGAGAGTGTATTAG